The DNA sequence CCGTTTAATTATTCACCGTGTATCATTATTCGCAGCGTTTTGAAAAATGACCAAACCTAGACCCCAAGAATTTCGAGATGTAACAATTGGCCTGAGAATTCTCCGCGATCTCCTCCTAGGGGTAAGTCGACCTCtatcaacttttcttttttgtaccAAAGTTCATGGCtcataatttttcactaaaCATCTCTCTGTCCGTACATGAAGGGCTTTTCCATCATCTGAAATATGAGATGTTTATCCCAAGGCATGCTAGTCAGTCACCGCCTTTTTTCTGCATTGACCCTAAGATCTAAATTCCCATTATTCTCCACAACAAGATCAGCAGTCTTACTTAGTTTACTGGCTGGCATTGTCTCATACGGCAGGGTTGAGAGAATTGAAGGCTCTAGACTAGTTAATCTTCAGTGCTCCACTTTATATGACTGTAACTTTTAATGGGAAAATTGGACGGGTGTGTACTTTGGTACTTGGATTGTTCAAGAAGTCATTCCTCGCATTCCTCTCCCTAAGCACACCGCTACATAGGCTGATTAATCTTTGtgtgggtgatttcacgatacgAGGAATAATCGTGTTGCCGTAGGTTATaaacgacatagggcaaaacaATCGAAAACCAAGTTGATAAATCATTAGGAATGATGTCCTTGAACTTATACATGCTAAAAAGTATGataaattaatttatatttaataatatgagactttaaaggctgTAAAtttccggtcggttacgcgtcgccaaccccaattttgaagcataagagcaatttgcggtaataAATCAGTACTAATCATGGactctttggcaatatctgCTGAAAGGAGACTCTAATGTTGAAGAAAATTGCTAGTTGGAACAGAAACGTTTATTATTATGCAAGCAAAGTCATTAGAAAGAAGTGTTGCCACATTTGGTTACATATTTTAGCAattgtattaagtgcagtgtttatcttgCCAGATGAAACCAGGTGTTCCAAAACTGTCATCCAATTGTTCCCTGAAGTCTTTTTGATGAAACCATTACTGagaagtcagttttttttacaataaaaacttTAATCTTTAAGAAAACTAGTGATTTTTAGGTGTGTAGCTCTAACTCCTCTCTACACAAaatcttcaattcaacatttttaaactgaaaggaagtctccaaaatttagaaaacttttgaGGCAgtattaattccacctcataactcaaaaaTTGCCAAGTTATATCTTTTGTATCGTCTTTCATTTCACATCTTCAAGTGTCGGTTATGCTGTGTCGGATATGTAActgacacaatttggcagggccgccatgtttgcgtggacctccagcagtcccgcaggaagcgctgatacctgattcaacggcttgtttatcaatcactacAACTTGGTACTGAATTAAAATAGttcgtgccaaagctggaaataTGAAGTTCAATACCTTTTAAATGAAGTAGTGAAATCCGTTTTATTATtggtgcatttttatttttaaggtgttgCACATCTtagctattcctgttatcgtgaaatcacctgTCTACGTTTCCAGTTATGtggcagggttttttttatgtttttaaggATTGCAATTTTGTTCAAGGTTTGATGGTACACTAACTCCAAATTGAAATATTGATACTGTTGTTTAAAGATAAGTAACTTTCATGGACATCATAGCCAAGAAAGATGAATGCTCATGAATCAGAGACACTAATGAGTGCGTAATCTGAATGAATATTATTCCCTTTTACAGAGAAAACACGACAGGGATAATAGATTCTCAGCGTTTGTGGCTACTAGATCACCTGCTCCTCCTCAACTTCCACCAGGTCCACACGCAAAACTCAGCGATAACTACTATTACACACGGGATGCTAGACACATTGTGGAGCCCCCGCTGCTAATTGCTGGTCCACAAGTGGCGCCACAAATTGAATCTGCCGAGTCGAAGTAAGTTACAATTTTCAGAATTCTGGAATTTATTTATTCCCTGGCAATTTCTTGCTTCTTGGGGGGTTTAAGAATGTACTTGTCCGATAAATATCAGGGGATTTTCTCCACTCTTCTTCAGATTATcaacgaaaaagaaaattttctcctgtcatTTATGGTGGAAGAattgtttttctcatttcaagACACTGAGTCACAGTGGACTCCCTGTTTTAAGATTGAAATTGTCTGTCTGAGGTGtctctaattttcttttgttgatTAAAAAGACAAAGCATGGTAACACTTACCAGGTCTCTGACACCTTGAAGTACTTGATAAagtattttctttctcttcgatATCCCCGCTTTAGATCTATTTACCATTACTTATTtgagaatttaaaaatgtttagttGTACCTATCCGTTTGAAACTCATCAAGTGCAGCAAAGACAATAAAAGTATGTCAAAAGTATTCAGAAAAATGAGGCGTAGGTGACATTTTTGTAATTCTTGACCGGATTTTCTCGGTCTGATAATGATGTTCATCTCATTTGATGTCAGTATTTGTAACCCCCTAGGGCAAATCGAcaatgtaagtcggcaatcacatatctcggtttgccttgtcgcagacttcctgtcatactttatttttcaaacagaaaactactcgacggcaattctttaaaactgccgtgatttctcttctctgttcaaagaaaattctgcaaaaacttcaagaaatgatgtcaacttgttctcctttaaaaaaataacatggaggcggagattttcagtcaccgcaaacgagttatgtgattgccaacttacactaGAGAAATGTGCCTTGAGGTGGAAGGAATAAAAAAGGAGACAAGGCCCACTATTCAGCTCATTCTCTTACGTTATTGATTTTGCCCTCAACATTCCTGAAGGTGCACAAATTACAGTTCAGAACCCCTTATTTAGCTCTCTGACGCTGATTATATATTTTGCGAACAAAGagtgaaaccacatatctctgtTGCAGTGTTTCATAATTTCTACTCTTATGTTATTTTTGGAAAGATAAACCACAGACCAAGACaaaccaactttatagcttgaaattaaataaaatatcttcctgacagagaagaaaaattttagaactttttaagaaattataATGGCTAGTTTTCCAAATAAGAAATTaactatgacaggaagtttgaaactttgcaaaTTGAGCTAAAAAGTTTTGCACCTTAGTGATATCTCCATGTGTAGATATACTCGTCGTACTCGTCCCATTTGTTAAGGGAGGCTATTGTTTGTACCAAGGcggtcaaaatttcaatttacctATTTGATTTTCAGATCTAAAGTAAGTGCAAATGTCCTTGGAGTTACCCCTGGAAAACCATATATTTGGGATGCCCCAGATGAATCTGCCTATGATCCCAGCAACGGACCCCAATTTCCGCATGAAACACATAGGCAAAACAGGCATTATGGATAAGCACAAACGAGTCCAGCGTTTTGAAAATTCTACGAATGTAGAAGGtagcttttaattttcaatgtttgttGTATCTTCTTTTAGGTCATAATCATTAAATAAATTTCTTTTAGGCTGTTTCAAAGACTGACTCTCTTTCTTACCCTCAAAAATTCCAAGTAACTTTTTTAAAGCTCCGCATATTGGAGGTCAAGTATAAAATCAGATTAGCACCGATTTCATTATAAGTGCTGATGGTCAGCTATTTTCACCCACATGATTGCAAAATTGATGTATCTGTTAGTTCTCCATTCCTCTTAGACGTTGTGTATCGGAGatataattgaaaatgaaatggcCTCCTGTGCGGCAGTGCTTGTAGTGCTAGCTCTATAATCAGGGGCACCCAGTTTTGATTCCCAGCCGGGTGATCTAAGTTTGATGGTTTCAGGTGATGGTCACCTGGGGCGCGGCACCAAGGGGACCGCGGGAATAAGCCCAGGATCAGTCCTGAGGgctatttggattgcattttgcataaaggaaccactagcattgcaatgatactaagattgtgcaacttcatcctttgcaataaaattgcggaaattgtgaaaaactatgaaatttagatggtaatttttgtcttaaatttacagtttttagcgagtaaaatagaaactattaagggataatcgggtttttcctccaagacaaaagaagttgcacaatcttagcaacattgcaatgctagtggttcctttttgcaaaatgcaatccatttgaaaaggggtaaaaaaaagaagacgtaCATAAAATGGGCCTATCTTCTGAACCTCATTCCAAACCCCTAAATCAAAAGTCAAGAGAGAACATAAAGACTCCTTAACTTTTTCCTTTGCTGATAAATAAACATACCTTTTGAAAGAACCCTCCTTGGAAGAATAGGGGTGCAAAGAGGGAAATGTattttgttattgttttaaagAAGTCAAAACAACTAAAATCCATTTAGGTAGTCTAGGACCCTCAAAGAGTGAATTATTTGTAATATTCAGCAAATGATGGTTTATTTTGTGGTTTTACCAAGTTAATGGTGTGCTTAGACATGTTGGATAGGTTGAATACAGGAGCAAAAATTacttcaattaaatttttttattactttttcaaaagaCTTATGAGGGGTGAAAGTTTCTTTTTAAGAGTACCTTTCTTTTTTGAGAACTTTGTAGACAACTCGTGAAATCTACAAATTTCAAGTAGCGTCTCTAAACTGATGTAACAGGAATACATGTGAATTGTCTAAACTCAGGGTTTTTTGCACTGATAAGACATACTGTACAGGGCCAAAATATAGTGCATTCAGAAGTTTAGGTTACAATTTCTTGCAAGAAGTATTTTTGCAGCCGAGACCTTTATATGTAAAATAGAAAGGGATAGATGGGCTAAGAAATCTTTTGATGAAAAACCTTGAACAGTGAGGGAATGGAGTTTATCTTGAGTTCTCCATAGCAACATATCTAAGCAAAATTCAGAAGGGGCTACTAGACAAGGTTAATGCTAGAAAGCAAATCATGTGATTCTTCTTCAAAAACatacgtagaaaacgattcactcAATTGGAAGGTAGGACATCAACTTCTAAACACGATTAACCAGTATTCTTGAAACAGATCAAAAGGAAAACAGATTATGCTGTtgacatttgtatttttgccctCATACCAATGTCAATTGTAACATTTATGTCTCATTTAAGCATTGATTTCACAGACTTTCCATTGTGTGATTCACGTTTTTAGTGAAATTTAGGAGAGAAAACATGTTGCTTGGGGCTTTCGTTCATATCTTGTCTATAAGATCATAAAAAAGCTGCAGTTCCCACTTAGAACGACATACATGAGCCTtatataaaaacaaaacaaaaaaccatgTAAAAAGTAAAAGGACAATGTATTAAAATGCTTCAACAATAAATGAACAGAATAAAACTTGACagacaaagggaaaaaaggaagagaccTATCTCAAACTCCAATTTTCTCAACATCAACATCTTTTTAACAAACGATCATTTGAGATTTACAACTTCAATAATACTTAGGTACAAAATATCACAAAAAGGGACAGTATAAAGTGAAATAGAGTCAAAAGCAAGAGAAGATTTTACAGGACGACTAAACTGACATCACAAGTAAACTTGAATTAGTTTTTTACGTCTCTTCAAAAGTTTAAGATGAGGAGAAGAGCATTGACCTACCAAGTAAAGGCTGAAATTTAGTTCGTTCTGGGACACCCTGCTAAtttatttactccctatctgtgaatggagagtttgactggatGCAGTGGTAGATTCTCAGCATAACACGGGAGATTTCTCATCACAGCCTCAACTATaagagctctttttgagcttaggagtttgtttcagaCAAAACAAGAGGCGCCATCaagtttctcgcaaaattttacagtttCAAGACGATTCATATGCTTTTTTTCATCCATACTTAATGTGACTATCACATTTTTTTGTCGTATAAATTTGTTGGTCTGAATGCAATCTTGTTGTATCAAAACTTTTCCATAAAAGTATAAGTCTAAGACAATAATTAATGCAATATAACATTGCATATGATGGTATTCTTTTATCCTTGATATGCATTGAATCAGAGAGTTACAAATCAATTCTTGTGCAACACACTACAACCAGaagagtaaaatttcatgaaactacTTGAAATTCGTGAACTTCCATCCTCGAAATTTCAACAGTGAAACAATTGGAATTTGTTGACTTTCATCCTCCATTTTCGTGCCATGAAATTTCATCTACCACCTGTGGTTAATCCGTTAGACCAGATCCAATTTTTGGGCCGAAATATTGAGATACTTgttgggaaaaaaaatttagaccaCTGGCTTGATTATCAACAGCCAATTTTAATACTGGACGAAATAAGTGGACAGATCGTTTTGTAACCAGTTTTGCACCAAagaaagtacttaaatcgcaagtTCCTTTGGCATGCAAGAGCTCCTCTGTAGGCCATAAACTAATGAAAGGCAGTTACAAACTTTGCATTGAGGCAGTTCGTTCTCCTTACGAGCAAAGTTCTCATTGTGCTTTTTCTGTAATCCCAGAAATTagggaaaattgaaattccaaaaaatttgtgaaaaagaTTAAGTAACAAATTCAATCTTCATCACTCCATGCATCTTCTAGCAATGATTCAGGATCAACAACCGGTTTTTGAGGCCTTCCAAACTTACTTTTAGAGGAACTGACTGGTTTTTTACTATCTGTATATCCGACGTACTGAACGTTGTCATCACTCCAAACCAAAATTGTTTGATCATAGCCACCACTATATAAGTATAAATAAATAGGATCAAAATAACAACAATTCGTTTTGTTATAATGACCGGTGAGAGTATTGACTAAATCACcagttttaatttcaaaaatcaaaatatttccaTCAGATGGTACATAAACTACACTAGGATTAGAATTTTGAGAGACAtcgatttgtatttttttctttcgattgtTTTTTATGTTCCCGTAATCAACctcttgattttttccactAACTAAATTCCATAGCCTTAGTTTATTGTCTGTGCCAAACGAGAGTAAAGAGGTGCTGTTGTCGATGAATTTAACACTCGATATGTAGCCATCATGCGCTCGGTTGGCTTTTTTATGATCTAAGACTGcgtttttattttctatatcTAGGCTTAGTAAACAATGCTTAGCAGACCTAATATCCCACACCAATAGCCTAGAGTCAGAGCCTCCAGTTGCAAGAATGTGCTCATCATTTGAGGACCACTCACAAGAGATGACGGCATTCGAGTGGCCTCGAAGTTCTTGTGTACAATTTCCGATTCTCAGATCGAACAAAACAACATTGTGATCACTGCTTGCCACTGaaagaagagaataaaaaaacattgaagGCATCCATCATAGATTTGCATGTGATAAAAAATATAACTTTTCATAGTCTTTGACGATAATATTGACAGTAAAACTGCGAAAGTGCATATCTCGGTATTGCTGCGTGTCTGCaatctccgcttctattttattttttaaaaggaggcCAAACCagcatcatggcttgaaatagGGCAATGGCAcggaatttttgcagaattaaTATTTCATGCATACCTCTCATTGTAAAATTTCGGGAGAAAAACCAAAGAGAtaattaaaaagttcaaaaaatcatttctaagGGGAGAAAAAGCTGATGAAAATATGTTGCAAGGAAATGCCTGAAGTTGCattcagccaatcagcaaacgCTGTTCCTCCTGTTAACCTACGTTATCAGAACCCGCCAAAAAAATTGGGACACACAGGTCTCATTTGTAGCATTTTCAAAACGGGATTTCTTTGCCATtcaagggtaaaaaaaaatctgaaaaattctagGGAAGCTCAGATCACGCTgtgctttcagaaaatgaattaaaaaaattggatgccACTGATCTATTTACAAAGAATATC is a window from the Bemisia tabaci chromosome 10, PGI_BMITA_v3 genome containing:
- the LOC109044533 gene encoding DNA excision repair protein ERCC-8, which produces MFRSLENARAGVVSPNAFRTIEITKRSYNLQLSQLRDIESVHTALINSIQVDNKIGRYMLSGCADGTIYIHDLFNLSGSPSHTCKAVWREKKATVNSHNASVETVQWYPFDMGLFVTSGLDKILKIWDANTLQPCSKISAKGQIYQHHMSPVPAKNCVIAVASSDHNVVLFDLRIGNCTQELRGHSNAVISCEWSSNDEHILATGGSDSRLLVWDIRSAKHCLLSLDIENKNAVLDHKKANRAHDGYISSVKFIDNSTSLLSFGTDNKLRLWNLVSGKNQEVDYGNIKNNRKKKIQIDVSQNSNPSVVYVPSDGNILIFEIKTGDLVNTLTGHYNKTNCCYFDPIYLYLYSGGYDQTILVWSDDNVQYVGYTDSKKPVSSSKSKFGRPQKPVVDPESLLEDAWSDED
- the LOC109044532 gene encoding NADH dehydrogenase [ubiquinone] 1 alpha subcomplex subunit 7 — encoded protein: MTKPRPQEFRDVTIGLRILRDLLLGRKHDRDNRFSAFVATRSPAPPQLPPGPHAKLSDNYYYTRDARHIVEPPLLIAGPQVAPQIESAESKSKVSANVLGVTPGKPYIWDAPDESAYDPSNGPQFPHETHRQNRHYG